In a single window of the Pseudorca crassidens isolate mPseCra1 chromosome 9, mPseCra1.hap1, whole genome shotgun sequence genome:
- the SLC37A4 gene encoding glucose-6-phosphate exchanger SLC37A4 isoform X3 yields MRPPGPAPCHSSSHLSSGLITSSQSAAYAISKFVSGVLSDQMSARWLFSSGLLLVGLVNVVFSWSSAVPVFAALWFLNGLAQGLGWPPCGKVLRKWFEPSQFGTWWAVLSTSMNLAGGLGPILATILAQSYSWRSTLALSGALCVVVSFLCLLLIHNEPADVGLRNLDPTPSKGKKGSLKEESTLQQLLLTPYLWVLSTGYLVVFGVKTCCTDWGQFFLIQERGQSALVGSSYMSALEVGGLVGSIAAGYLSDRAMAKARLSMYGSPRHGLLLFMMAGMTVSMYLFRVTVTSDSPKDVAFWTPALHPLAELTGFTEHELWILVLGAVFGFSSYGPIALFGVIANESAPPNLCGTSHAIVGLMANVGGFLAGLPFSTIAKHYSWSTAFWVAEVICAASTGAFFLLRNIRTKMGRVPKKAE; encoded by the exons GGCTCATCACCAGCAGCCAGTCGGCAGCCTACGCCATCAGCAAGTTTGTGAGCGGGGTGCTGTCTGACCAGATGAGTGCTCGTTGGCTCTTTTCTTCCGGGCTTCTCCTGGTTGGCCTGGTCAACGTAGTCTTTTCCTGGAGCTCCGCAGTACCCGTCTTTGCTGCTCTCTGGTTCCTCAATGGCCTGGCACAGGGGCTGGGCTGGCCCCCATGTGGCAAGGTCCTGCGGAAG TGGTTTGAGCCATCTCAATTTGGCACTTGGTGGGCCGTCCTATCAACAAGCATGAACCTGGCTGGAGGGCTGGGCCCCATCCTGGCAACCATCCTCGCCCAGAGCTATAGCTGGCGCAGCACGCTGGCCCTGTCTGGGGCACTGTGTGTGGTTGtctccttcctctgtctcctgcTCATCCACAATGAACCTGCTGATGTTGGACTCCGCAACCTGGACCCCACCCCCTCCAAGGGCAAGAAGG gctccCTGAAGGAGGAGAGTACCTTACAGCAGCTGCTGCTGACCCCCTACCTGTGGGTGCTCTCCACTGGCTACCTTGTGGTGTTTGGAGTAAAGACGTGCTGTACTGACTGGGGCCAGTTCTTCCTTATCCAGGAGAGAGGACAGTCAGCCCTCGTGG GCAGCTCCTACATGAGTGCCCTGGAGGTTGGGGGCCTTGTAGGCAGCATCGCAGCTGGCTACCTGTCAGACCGGGCCATGGCCAAG GCGCGGCTGTCCATGTACGGGAGCCCCCGCCATGGCTTGCTGCTGTTCATGATGGCTGGCATGACAGTGTCCATGTACCTCTTCCGGGTAACTGTGACCAGTGACTCCCCCAAG GATGTTGCTTTCTGGACTCCGGCTCTTCACCCTCTCGCTGAGCTCACAGGCTTTACAGAGCATGAG CTCTGGATCCTGGTGTTGGGagctgtgtttggtttctcctcttATGGTCCCATTGCCTTGTTCGGAGTTATAGCCAATGAGAGTGCCCCTCCCAACTTGTGTGGCACCTCCCATGCCATTGTGGGACTCATGGCCAATG TGGGCGGCTTTCTGGCTGGGTTGCCCTTCAGCACCATTGCGAAGCATTACAGCTGGAGCACAGCGTTCTGGGTGGCTGAAGTGATCTGTGCAGCCAGCACAGGTGCCTTCTTCCTTCTACGAAACATCCGCACCAAGATGGGCCGAGTGCCCAAGAAGGCTGAGTGA
- the SLC37A4 gene encoding glucose-6-phosphate exchanger SLC37A4 isoform X2 — MAARGYGYYRTVIFSAMFGGYSLYYFNRKTFSFVMPSLVEEVPLDKDDLGLITSSQSAAYAISKFVSGVLSDQMSARWLFSSGLLLVGLVNVVFSWSSAVPVFAALWFLNGLAQGLGWPPCGKVLRKWFEPSQFGTWWAVLSTSMNLAGGLGPILATILAQSYSWRSTLALSGALCVVVSFLCLLLIHNEPADVGLRNLDPTPSKGKKGSLKEESTLQQLLLTPYLWVLSTGYLVVFGVKTCCTDWGQFFLIQERGQSALVGSSYMSALEVGGLVGSIAAGYLSDRAMAKARLSMYGSPRHGLLLFMMAGMTVSMYLFRVTVTSDSPKLWILVLGAVFGFSSYGPIALFGVIANESAPPNLCGTSHAIVGLMANVGGFLAGLPFSTIAKHYSWSTAFWVAEVICAASTGAFFLLRNIRTKMGRVPKKAE, encoded by the exons ATGGCGGCCCGAGGCTACGGCTATTACCGCACTGTGATCTTCTCGGCCATGTTTGGAGGCTACAGCCTGTACTACTTCAACCGCAAGACCTTCTCTTTTGTCATGCCGTCGCTGGTGGAGGAGGTCCCTCTGGACAAGGATGACTTGG GGCTCATCACCAGCAGCCAGTCGGCAGCCTACGCCATCAGCAAGTTTGTGAGCGGGGTGCTGTCTGACCAGATGAGTGCTCGTTGGCTCTTTTCTTCCGGGCTTCTCCTGGTTGGCCTGGTCAACGTAGTCTTTTCCTGGAGCTCCGCAGTACCCGTCTTTGCTGCTCTCTGGTTCCTCAATGGCCTGGCACAGGGGCTGGGCTGGCCCCCATGTGGCAAGGTCCTGCGGAAG TGGTTTGAGCCATCTCAATTTGGCACTTGGTGGGCCGTCCTATCAACAAGCATGAACCTGGCTGGAGGGCTGGGCCCCATCCTGGCAACCATCCTCGCCCAGAGCTATAGCTGGCGCAGCACGCTGGCCCTGTCTGGGGCACTGTGTGTGGTTGtctccttcctctgtctcctgcTCATCCACAATGAACCTGCTGATGTTGGACTCCGCAACCTGGACCCCACCCCCTCCAAGGGCAAGAAGG gctccCTGAAGGAGGAGAGTACCTTACAGCAGCTGCTGCTGACCCCCTACCTGTGGGTGCTCTCCACTGGCTACCTTGTGGTGTTTGGAGTAAAGACGTGCTGTACTGACTGGGGCCAGTTCTTCCTTATCCAGGAGAGAGGACAGTCAGCCCTCGTGG GCAGCTCCTACATGAGTGCCCTGGAGGTTGGGGGCCTTGTAGGCAGCATCGCAGCTGGCTACCTGTCAGACCGGGCCATGGCCAAG GCGCGGCTGTCCATGTACGGGAGCCCCCGCCATGGCTTGCTGCTGTTCATGATGGCTGGCATGACAGTGTCCATGTACCTCTTCCGGGTAACTGTGACCAGTGACTCCCCCAAG CTCTGGATCCTGGTGTTGGGagctgtgtttggtttctcctcttATGGTCCCATTGCCTTGTTCGGAGTTATAGCCAATGAGAGTGCCCCTCCCAACTTGTGTGGCACCTCCCATGCCATTGTGGGACTCATGGCCAATG TGGGCGGCTTTCTGGCTGGGTTGCCCTTCAGCACCATTGCGAAGCATTACAGCTGGAGCACAGCGTTCTGGGTGGCTGAAGTGATCTGTGCAGCCAGCACAGGTGCCTTCTTCCTTCTACGAAACATCCGCACCAAGATGGGCCGAGTGCCCAAGAAGGCTGAGTGA
- the SLC37A4 gene encoding glucose-6-phosphate exchanger SLC37A4 isoform X1 has product MAARGYGYYRTVIFSAMFGGYSLYYFNRKTFSFVMPSLVEEVPLDKDDLGLITSSQSAAYAISKFVSGVLSDQMSARWLFSSGLLLVGLVNVVFSWSSAVPVFAALWFLNGLAQGLGWPPCGKVLRKWFEPSQFGTWWAVLSTSMNLAGGLGPILATILAQSYSWRSTLALSGALCVVVSFLCLLLIHNEPADVGLRNLDPTPSKGKKGSLKEESTLQQLLLTPYLWVLSTGYLVVFGVKTCCTDWGQFFLIQERGQSALVGSSYMSALEVGGLVGSIAAGYLSDRAMAKARLSMYGSPRHGLLLFMMAGMTVSMYLFRVTVTSDSPKDVAFWTPALHPLAELTGFTEHELWILVLGAVFGFSSYGPIALFGVIANESAPPNLCGTSHAIVGLMANVGGFLAGLPFSTIAKHYSWSTAFWVAEVICAASTGAFFLLRNIRTKMGRVPKKAE; this is encoded by the exons ATGGCGGCCCGAGGCTACGGCTATTACCGCACTGTGATCTTCTCGGCCATGTTTGGAGGCTACAGCCTGTACTACTTCAACCGCAAGACCTTCTCTTTTGTCATGCCGTCGCTGGTGGAGGAGGTCCCTCTGGACAAGGATGACTTGG GGCTCATCACCAGCAGCCAGTCGGCAGCCTACGCCATCAGCAAGTTTGTGAGCGGGGTGCTGTCTGACCAGATGAGTGCTCGTTGGCTCTTTTCTTCCGGGCTTCTCCTGGTTGGCCTGGTCAACGTAGTCTTTTCCTGGAGCTCCGCAGTACCCGTCTTTGCTGCTCTCTGGTTCCTCAATGGCCTGGCACAGGGGCTGGGCTGGCCCCCATGTGGCAAGGTCCTGCGGAAG TGGTTTGAGCCATCTCAATTTGGCACTTGGTGGGCCGTCCTATCAACAAGCATGAACCTGGCTGGAGGGCTGGGCCCCATCCTGGCAACCATCCTCGCCCAGAGCTATAGCTGGCGCAGCACGCTGGCCCTGTCTGGGGCACTGTGTGTGGTTGtctccttcctctgtctcctgcTCATCCACAATGAACCTGCTGATGTTGGACTCCGCAACCTGGACCCCACCCCCTCCAAGGGCAAGAAGG gctccCTGAAGGAGGAGAGTACCTTACAGCAGCTGCTGCTGACCCCCTACCTGTGGGTGCTCTCCACTGGCTACCTTGTGGTGTTTGGAGTAAAGACGTGCTGTACTGACTGGGGCCAGTTCTTCCTTATCCAGGAGAGAGGACAGTCAGCCCTCGTGG GCAGCTCCTACATGAGTGCCCTGGAGGTTGGGGGCCTTGTAGGCAGCATCGCAGCTGGCTACCTGTCAGACCGGGCCATGGCCAAG GCGCGGCTGTCCATGTACGGGAGCCCCCGCCATGGCTTGCTGCTGTTCATGATGGCTGGCATGACAGTGTCCATGTACCTCTTCCGGGTAACTGTGACCAGTGACTCCCCCAAG GATGTTGCTTTCTGGACTCCGGCTCTTCACCCTCTCGCTGAGCTCACAGGCTTTACAGAGCATGAG CTCTGGATCCTGGTGTTGGGagctgtgtttggtttctcctcttATGGTCCCATTGCCTTGTTCGGAGTTATAGCCAATGAGAGTGCCCCTCCCAACTTGTGTGGCACCTCCCATGCCATTGTGGGACTCATGGCCAATG TGGGCGGCTTTCTGGCTGGGTTGCCCTTCAGCACCATTGCGAAGCATTACAGCTGGAGCACAGCGTTCTGGGTGGCTGAAGTGATCTGTGCAGCCAGCACAGGTGCCTTCTTCCTTCTACGAAACATCCGCACCAAGATGGGCCGAGTGCCCAAGAAGGCTGAGTGA
- the TRAPPC4 gene encoding trafficking protein particle complex subunit 4: MAIFSVFVVNKAGGLIYQLDSYAPRAEAEKTFSYPLDLLLKLHDDRVLVAFGQRDGIRVGHAVLAINGVDVSGKYTADGKEVLEYLGNPANYPVSIRFGRPRLTSNEKLMLASMFHSLFAIGSQLSPEQGSSGIEMLETDTFKLHCFQTLTGIKFVVLADPRQAGIDSLLRKIYEIYSDFALKNPFYSLEMPIRCELFDQNLKLALEVAEKAGTFGPGS, encoded by the exons ATGGCGATTTTCAGTGTGTTTGTggtgaacaaagctggaggcctcATTTACCAGTTGGACAGCTACGCGCCACGGGCCGAGGCTGAGAAAACTTTCAGTTACCCGCTTGATCTGCTGCTCAAACTGCATGACGATCGTGTGCTGGTTGCCTTCGGCCAGCGCGACGGCATCCGGG TGGGCCACGCAGTGCTGGCCATCAATGGTGTGGATGTGAGCGGCAAGTACACGGCCGATGGGAAAGAGGTGCTGGAGTACCTGGGCAACCCTGCTAACTACCCGGTGTCCATTCGATTCGGCCGGCCTCGCCTCACCtccaatgagaagctcatgctgGCCTCCATGTTCCACTC GCTGTTCGCAATCGGCTCCCAGCTGTCTCCTGAACAGGGCAGCTCAGGCATTGAGATGCTGGAGACAGACACATTCAAACTGCACTGCTTCCAGACATTGACAG GGATAAAGTTTGTGGTGCTGGCGGATCCTAGGCAGGCTGGGATAGATTCTCTTCTCCGAAAGATTTATGAGATTTACTCAGACTTTGCCCTGAAGAATCCATTTTACTCCCTGGAAATGCCCATCAG GTGTGAGCTGTTTGACCAGAACCTGAAGTTAGCCCTGGAGGTGGCAGAGAAGGCTGGAACTTTTGGACCTGGGTCTTAG
- the SLC37A4 gene encoding glucose-6-phosphate exchanger SLC37A4 isoform X4 — MTWVSCSLLPSPAGLITSSQSAAYAISKFVSGVLSDQMSARWLFSSGLLLVGLVNVVFSWSSAVPVFAALWFLNGLAQGLGWPPCGKVLRKWFEPSQFGTWWAVLSTSMNLAGGLGPILATILAQSYSWRSTLALSGALCVVVSFLCLLLIHNEPADVGLRNLDPTPSKGKKGSLKEESTLQQLLLTPYLWVLSTGYLVVFGVKTCCTDWGQFFLIQERGQSALVGSSYMSALEVGGLVGSIAAGYLSDRAMAKARLSMYGSPRHGLLLFMMAGMTVSMYLFRVTVTSDSPKDVAFWTPALHPLAELTGFTEHELWILVLGAVFGFSSYGPIALFGVIANESAPPNLCGTSHAIVGLMANVGGFLAGLPFSTIAKHYSWSTAFWVAEVICAASTGAFFLLRNIRTKMGRVPKKAE, encoded by the exons ATGACTTGG GTGTcctgctccctgctcccctcccctgcagGGCTCATCACCAGCAGCCAGTCGGCAGCCTACGCCATCAGCAAGTTTGTGAGCGGGGTGCTGTCTGACCAGATGAGTGCTCGTTGGCTCTTTTCTTCCGGGCTTCTCCTGGTTGGCCTGGTCAACGTAGTCTTTTCCTGGAGCTCCGCAGTACCCGTCTTTGCTGCTCTCTGGTTCCTCAATGGCCTGGCACAGGGGCTGGGCTGGCCCCCATGTGGCAAGGTCCTGCGGAAG TGGTTTGAGCCATCTCAATTTGGCACTTGGTGGGCCGTCCTATCAACAAGCATGAACCTGGCTGGAGGGCTGGGCCCCATCCTGGCAACCATCCTCGCCCAGAGCTATAGCTGGCGCAGCACGCTGGCCCTGTCTGGGGCACTGTGTGTGGTTGtctccttcctctgtctcctgcTCATCCACAATGAACCTGCTGATGTTGGACTCCGCAACCTGGACCCCACCCCCTCCAAGGGCAAGAAGG gctccCTGAAGGAGGAGAGTACCTTACAGCAGCTGCTGCTGACCCCCTACCTGTGGGTGCTCTCCACTGGCTACCTTGTGGTGTTTGGAGTAAAGACGTGCTGTACTGACTGGGGCCAGTTCTTCCTTATCCAGGAGAGAGGACAGTCAGCCCTCGTGG GCAGCTCCTACATGAGTGCCCTGGAGGTTGGGGGCCTTGTAGGCAGCATCGCAGCTGGCTACCTGTCAGACCGGGCCATGGCCAAG GCGCGGCTGTCCATGTACGGGAGCCCCCGCCATGGCTTGCTGCTGTTCATGATGGCTGGCATGACAGTGTCCATGTACCTCTTCCGGGTAACTGTGACCAGTGACTCCCCCAAG GATGTTGCTTTCTGGACTCCGGCTCTTCACCCTCTCGCTGAGCTCACAGGCTTTACAGAGCATGAG CTCTGGATCCTGGTGTTGGGagctgtgtttggtttctcctcttATGGTCCCATTGCCTTGTTCGGAGTTATAGCCAATGAGAGTGCCCCTCCCAACTTGTGTGGCACCTCCCATGCCATTGTGGGACTCATGGCCAATG TGGGCGGCTTTCTGGCTGGGTTGCCCTTCAGCACCATTGCGAAGCATTACAGCTGGAGCACAGCGTTCTGGGTGGCTGAAGTGATCTGTGCAGCCAGCACAGGTGCCTTCTTCCTTCTACGAAACATCCGCACCAAGATGGGCCGAGTGCCCAAGAAGGCTGAGTGA
- the RPS25 gene encoding small ribosomal subunit protein eS25, which produces MPPKDDKKKKDAGKSAKKDKDPVNKSGGKAKKKKWSKGKVRDKLNNLVLFDKATYDKLCKEVPNYKLITPAVVSERLKIRGSLARAALQELLSKGLIKLVSKHRAQVIYTRNTKGGDAPAAGEDA; this is translated from the exons ATG CCGCCCAAGGAtgacaagaagaagaaagatgcCGGAAAGTCGGCCAAGAAAGACAAAGACCCAGTGAACAAGTCTGGGGGCAAGGCCAAAAAGAAG AAGTGGTCCAAAGGCAAAGTTCGGGACAAGCTCAATAACCTAGTCTTGTTTGACAAAGCAACATATGACAAACTCTGTAAAGAAGTTCCCAACTATAAGCTTATAACTCCAGCTGTCGTCTCTGAGAGACTGAAGATTCGTGGCTCCCTGGCCAGGGCAGCCTTGCAGGAGCTGCTTAGTAAAG GACTTATTAAACTGGTTTCAAAGCACAGAGCTCAAGTAATTTACACCAGAAATACTAAGGGTGGAGATGCTCCAGCTGCTGGTGAAGATGCATGA